From the Helianthus annuus cultivar XRQ/B chromosome 17, HanXRQr2.0-SUNRISE, whole genome shotgun sequence genome, the window aaatcaaaactacaaaaacaatttatcctttcactatgtcatatctgaaattaacctaactatcatcaccaaaaatacaaattcaaatatcacaaaactttcaacctaatttgaaataaccgcatctatctactaacaaatccacatcaagattaaagataaatcaacatttagaacctaacctgagtcgattcatcacaaaacacatgcgaaaatccttcgtaaaccccAGATTTCGTCGTTCGAgcatccgtcaaccgcttcaccagaaaagtaagaatcacaaaagaacatggtaagatatataacactcattgcaacttatcagaacatcaaacggatcccttgttcaaatctgtggatccctagatctgctcatcaaacggatctggtgatagattcaaacggatctggtgatagatctcatgaaaccctagatcgccgagaagagagagagaagagagagagaagatctgatgttgttttgtgagatgtgtgagcattgagagagaaagcatatggtgatccgtgtgaagtcaaatggacggtcccaatgttgatccgtgtgagaaagtaaAACATTTGGACGGCAGATAGATCTGCTCATCAAACTgatctggtgatagattcaaacggatctggtgatagatctcatgaaaccctagatcgccgagaagagagagagaagagagagagaagatctgatgttgttttgtgagatgtgtgagcattgagagagaaagcatatggtgatccgtgtgaagtcaaatggacggtcccgatgttgatccgtgtgagaaagtaaaacatttggacggcagatgtatacccttgtaaagggtaaaagggtttgtgttttcttgtgccttaacagttgtacattgtgcattaagtgttttttcaacaccttgttcaattaccatcttgtccttcacatatccttattaaagtagtactagtcacttacccgcgcgatgcggcgggagtggcaatttacaataggatactcgtttaccgttagtttatccgtcgtttgcccgcgcgatgcggcgggaaacatatcacttagattggtgagtttagggctatgtacgaggcggttcggtttgaaaaatatcacttaggttggtgagtagGGACCCACGCGTTGCTCGTTTTTCTATTAAAATATATGGATGAGGTGAAATTCACAAAGGCTGAAAGGAACATGAATGATTTGGTGTTTGATATCAACACTATCAAGATGGTGTAAAATCGTCCATATTTCGCTTTCTCCATTAACAATCTTTTTAAAGTCCATAAGCGTGTGTCATATCAGTAGTTCAAGAGGAAGCTAGTGCAAGCTATATTGGCAGTTTCATGCTGGAGTAACAACATTTAGGAGCGAGGAACCATTGGATCTTCTTCAAAGTCCAATCAGGATTGACAAAATTTATGACAGAATGTCACAAATAAAGTTGAAGTAGCTGACTACGATGAAGTGGATACAAATTAAAAGTCAACACTTTAATGTCAAAGTCACGGTGATTagagacattcttttgaagggaTTGGTATTTGATACGTGCTAATTTAAgcattattctttttttttaacatatttCTTAAAAAGCTCCAACTCACAAAACGGGGCAGACACACACCAAACCGGATTACATATATACACAATTACACCAATCGGACCACAAAACGgtcattccttttaatttaatGCTAATTCAAAATAACCCAACGATTTAATTTCTCTAATAATTTCTTCCACCTGCACTTCTTTGTTCTCGAATCTGAGACTGTTTCTAGCCCGCCACAAACACCAACATCCGACGATCAAAATTCCATGAAAGACGTTCTTAACCAATCCTGTCAAGCGCATAAGATTCTGCAACTCTAGGATATCTCTAACCGAGCTTACGACAAAGAGAGCTATTTTACACCATCTACTAATGTGCAGCCAAATCGTCGAAGCAATCATACATGAGCAAAACAAGTGACTCACTGTTTCATCGCTGTAATCACAAAATGGGCAGTTTGAGACTTCCACATTAATATTTAAGTCTATACAAGCCGCTCCCGTCGCATTTTTTTCCATTTCGGCTCTCCACAcgaaaacaatacacttcaacgGTAACCACTTGCACCATTCTAACACGTAGTTACCGCAATAATCGTTCCTTTTGGAAAGCATTCTCTTGACAGTACAAATTAAAAATTCATATAAGTTAGTCTCGATCCAAACCCACTTATCGTTAACTTCAGCCAAAGCCATAACGTCCAAATCTCTTCTCAGCCAATTATACTccgtaatttcaagaaaagaagCAGGACCACGTTTCCAGTTCCATTGCTTTTGTCTGTTCCCATCGACGCCACCTAAGTGCCTATCCACAGTGCATCTTTTTTCAGTCTCTggtagaggtgcacaaaataaCCAGTTAATTAATCGTAATTGTAACCTTTAATAACCAATTTAGGAATAACCAGTTAGTGGTTATTTTTAACCGTAGGTTAGTAACCAGTTATAAGTACTTAGTACAAGAATCGGTTATTAACCAGTTTTTTAACCAATGGAccaattaacaaaaaaaaaacgaaaaattcaaaataaaaagGCAAAATAACCGGCTAATAACCCAAAATATCCGATTAATTAACCTAATCGGTTAAAATGATTAACCGGACCaactaaaaaaataattaataaacggGTCAGAATTAGCAACTATCATAAACAGGTCACACTTATTATAATAAATGGGTCAAGGTTACCATTTGAAACAAACAGGTCATAATGAGCTACTTTAGTAAACGGGTTAAACTCATCACTTTTAGTAAATGGGTCAGACTCGTCAATTTTAGAAACATTACTACTATTCAATGAAAATCTACGGCTTGGTTCTTAGCCATATACCACTTTCAGAGGAAATTGCAACCTGAAAAAGCAAAGCAATAAGAGCATCCTTCGCAGAAGTAGCAGTTTCCGAATCAGTAAACTGTACCAGCGCCTGAAATGCATATATATAGTAATAATTAAATATACTTTCTAATGCGGTCACGCTTGAAAGTAAAATCTTGAACACACCTGAAATCCAGCTGTCTTCTCAAAAGTTGTACAAACGCGATTTCAAACAGGCTTCTATGCAAGCACTACTTAATAGACAACAATGAAGAGACAAAATTCAGAAATATAATGCTGATAGAGCGGGTATCATTACCATCAATGGTTACCAAAAGTACATTTCCAGCAACAGCTGCAGATGTTTTGTTGTTCACAATTTCTTGCCGGTTGGAGTACTGTAGGTAGACAGTTTTCCCTCGTACCTGAGCTGTTCTGACGACGAAGCATAGTACGATATCTTAGCAATTTCTTGATTTTGTTCAGCCTACAACACCACATGAATTAACAACAGACAGGTAGAAGTCACAATGGTAGAAGTCACTTAAAAAACATTTAAAGATCATACAAGTACAAACAAGTCGGCTCACCCGTTATATATGCATATATCTGGAAAAAAAATTTAGTAAACTATTGCACCAAACCATAGACCTATTTATCTGCAGCTGCACCTTCAAAAGTCATCAATGGCTAATCTACACTATTCTACTGCTGTTGCTCCGCTCCATTTTCTAACTCATATGTAGGCTCATCTTCTTGTCTTTTTGCAAATGAAAGTACACTTTTAAGAAAATTAGTTTCATCTTCTATATATTTTGAATGGTTTCTAAAGGGTGTACCTATTGGCACACCCATTTGCCTATCTACACACATTAAAAGGTGTTTTTTGTCCTTATttgcacaccctgcagtgtcgaatTGTGGCCAAAATGCTGCGTTTTGGTCCGGGTAACCGAAAAAGACTGACGGGtttctgacgggtctgttgaccggaccaaaacgtcgagctttggccgcgttttggtcctctcaaccagacaaaagactgacacccGGTCTGGTTGCATGACCAAAACACGGCCAAAGCTCGGCATTTTGGTCCGGTcgacagacccgtcagacacccgtcagtctttatCTGGTTAACCGGACCAGAACGCCACGTTTTGGACAcagttcgacactgcagggtgtgcatataagGACAAAAACCACCTTTTTGGGGTgactatctacacaccaagtgtgtagatAGTTTGGGCCTTTCTAAATTAGTTATTTCGAAATGACCTAGCTCCTTTTTAGTTATATAAAAATTACCCAAAATGCCCCTACAGCTAATTAGGCAGTTTGACCCGTAATAGAAATTTCCCCATAAACAAAACAATTGTATTTATGAGGGCTGTTATTAAATGGACCAAGCCCAAAAATAATACATAATAATTCAGGTTTACAGACCTACATGACCATTCTAAATCATGAAATAATAAATTTGTGTAACATGAAACCTAATCAAAATTAACAAAATGCATACACAATAgttaataacaaaaaaaaaaacaactaagtGTAAAATAGACTACTAATAACATTCAGTTACAGTTAATGCATATCAGTCGATATAAATGTAATCCATAGCAAATGCAAATCAAAATTAGGGCTTAAAATAAGAAAACTTATACCTATTACCTAGTGATGCAGTTAAAAGGATTGTTATCGCTAACGATGGCATAATCATTGGAAGTCCCAGCGAACGAACTACGGTCACCAAGATGATGCTCAAGGTAACAAACAACAGCTCCTTCTGCACCCGTCTATTTCTCTCGTCTTCAATTAACGATTCATTACCAAGTGATAAATATGATTCCCTGAAATGAAACATTTGGTTTAACTATAAAAAAGTTCAAATGCATAGATATACAAAGCTTATAAGTCATTTCCTTCTCATTTAACTTGTCACTCAGCCATGACCCATGACTCCATAAGGTGCAACCCTCAAGTTCCAGGAGATTCTTCGTTCCTAAAACATGAGATAGTTTTCATAAGCATATTTAACAGAAGTAGTCATTcgtatttattaaaaaaaaaaagtttcagaAGTGTCCTGACCCAAGCCGACCAATAACAAAATATTTCTATATTTTTCAACTTAAACTTGTTTAGGTAGGTCTGTTGCCCAATCGTGCCTGCCCGCCTAATTTGCATAACCGGGGTTAACATTGTCGTTACATAGAAGTATATGGTTTTGAGGTTCAACATTACAAAAACAAACTGAAACATGATCTACCTCCTCCCCAAATTATATAAATTCAAAAAGACATAAAAAATAACTATTAATTTACCTCATTTGAAGTTGGTATCAAAGTACCAATCCTTGTACAAGTAACCATATCGACCACTTAGatgttttaatataaattaaatttataatcGACCTGGTAGTAGAGACTAAGCTTTTGAATCATCCATAGAGGCGTGGATACAAATACGGGTCTGAAGACCATATGCAAGTTGTTTCATTTAGATAGAATTGGCCTAAAATATCCGTTTACAAAGTAGATGTACCTGCAAACATAATTACACCATTAACCTCCACGACTCACTATGTTTTGTAGTTATGagcatacatatatatgtatatagatgTCTATAATAAGCTCATGTATGTAGTGCATTGCAAATATAGCGGGAGGAACGCGATTATGACGTTACATAACCACCTTATGTGTTACGGTTTCAGCAATATGTATGTGTTTATGTCGTTCTCATTTATCTACTTGTAATCGGTTTTCTATTGAAGTGTACCTTCTAAGCATGGAAAGAGGCCACTTCTTACTAATATCTTCATGAACTTTGTCATTTTCTGGTTCTACCTACGCATATCACTGTCAAGATATAGCCACGTGGAAATGATGAATAAAGCACAAAGAGCATACAGTACGCTAGTTGGTACCT encodes:
- the LOC110922700 gene encoding uncharacterized protein LOC110922700 → MALAEVNDKWVWIETNLYEFLICTVKRMLSKRNDYCGNYVLEWCKWLPLKCIVFVWRAEMEKNATGAACIDLNINVEVSNCPFCDYSDETVSHLFCSCMIASTIWLHISRWCKIALFVVSSVRDILELQNLMRLTGLVKNVFHGILIVGCWCLWRARNSLRFENKEVQVEEIIREIKSLGYFELALN